In Amphiura filiformis chromosome 1, Afil_fr2py, whole genome shotgun sequence, the following are encoded in one genomic region:
- the LOC140157336 gene encoding N-acetylglucosamine-1-phosphotransferase subunit gamma-like isoform X3, with amino-acid sequence MRMVEEPVNLGQNWNAEEPKALIPKVKSANFSGPPHLRRLYGKCFEKSDSSYKYEFCPFKNVTQYEQTLRWNPYSGILGIWEEWDIRNNTFYAMMMKDGDTCGERSRQVAVHLECGKKNEIGDVSEPDRCQYKMIFKTPLVCHQHSLLVYPTLSEELQRRWDDLEAELFYEEITQQGYNKRLHKIFEEAGYMLDPKTKPEPAQEANDQHHDENSEDFQTLDSCKEAYQTLKQEVERLQGLLVAQNPQDNGLSINQDHLFKEYDPYE; translated from the exons ATGCGGATGGTTGAAGAACCTGTAAATCTAGG ACAAAACTGGAATGCAGAAGAACCAAAAGCATTAATACCTAAAGTTAAATCAGCAAATTTTTCAG GGCCACCACATTTAAGAAGATTATATGGAAAATGTTTTGAGAAATCTGATTCTTC GTATAAATATGAATTCTGTCCCTTTAAAAATGTCACACAATATGAGCAGACGTTACGATGGAATCCATACAGTGGAATATTAGG TATTTGGGAAGAATGGGATATACGCAATAATACATTCTATGCCATGATGATGAAAGATGGAGACACCTGTGGTGAAAGAAGTAGACAAGTAGCA GTTCATCTAGAATGTGGCAAGAAGAATGAAATTGGTGATGTTTCTGAGCCAGATAGGTGTCAatataaaatgattttcaaaactcCTTTAGTATGTCACCAGCACTCACTACTAG TATATCCCACCTTATCAGAAGAGCTTCAGAGACGATGGGATGATCTTGAGGCTGAGTTATTTTATGAAGAAATTACACAACAG GGTTATAATAAAAGATTGCACAAAATCTTTGAAGAAGCAGGTTATATGTTAGATCCAAAGACCAAACCAGAGCCAGCCCAAGAAGCTAATGATCAACATCATGATGAGAATTCAGAAGATTTCCAAACACTAGATTCATGTAAAGAG GCTTACCAGACCTTAAAGCAAGAAGTTGAAAGATTGCAAGGCCTTTTAGTTGCACAAAATCCACAAG ATAACGGACTGTCAATAAATCAGGATCATTTATTCAAAGAGTATGATCCGTATGAATGA
- the LOC140157336 gene encoding N-acetylglucosamine-1-phosphotransferase subunit gamma-like isoform X1, whose product MAINTWRDFDSSASLLVIIFCLLCPYVTNGDEIRMRMVEEPVNLGQNWNAEEPKALIPKVKSANFSGPPHLRRLYGKCFEKSDSSYKYEFCPFKNVTQYEQTLRWNPYSGILGIWEEWDIRNNTFYAMMMKDGDTCGERSRQVAVHLECGKKNEIGDVSEPDRCQYKMIFKTPLVCHQHSLLVYPTLSEELQRRWDDLEAELFYEEITQQGYNKRLHKIFEEAGYMLDPKTKPEPAQEANDQHHDENSEDFQTLDSCKEAYQTLKQEVERLQGLLVAQNPQDNGLSINQDHLFKEYDPYE is encoded by the exons ATGGCGATTAATACGTGGAGAGATTTCGACTCGTCGGCGTCGCTTCTTGTAATAATTTTTTGTCTTTTGTGCCCAT ATGTTACAAATGGAGATGAAATCAGAATGCGGATGGTTGAAGAACCTGTAAATCTAGG ACAAAACTGGAATGCAGAAGAACCAAAAGCATTAATACCTAAAGTTAAATCAGCAAATTTTTCAG GGCCACCACATTTAAGAAGATTATATGGAAAATGTTTTGAGAAATCTGATTCTTC GTATAAATATGAATTCTGTCCCTTTAAAAATGTCACACAATATGAGCAGACGTTACGATGGAATCCATACAGTGGAATATTAGG TATTTGGGAAGAATGGGATATACGCAATAATACATTCTATGCCATGATGATGAAAGATGGAGACACCTGTGGTGAAAGAAGTAGACAAGTAGCA GTTCATCTAGAATGTGGCAAGAAGAATGAAATTGGTGATGTTTCTGAGCCAGATAGGTGTCAatataaaatgattttcaaaactcCTTTAGTATGTCACCAGCACTCACTACTAG TATATCCCACCTTATCAGAAGAGCTTCAGAGACGATGGGATGATCTTGAGGCTGAGTTATTTTATGAAGAAATTACACAACAG GGTTATAATAAAAGATTGCACAAAATCTTTGAAGAAGCAGGTTATATGTTAGATCCAAAGACCAAACCAGAGCCAGCCCAAGAAGCTAATGATCAACATCATGATGAGAATTCAGAAGATTTCCAAACACTAGATTCATGTAAAGAG GCTTACCAGACCTTAAAGCAAGAAGTTGAAAGATTGCAAGGCCTTTTAGTTGCACAAAATCCACAAG ATAACGGACTGTCAATAAATCAGGATCATTTATTCAAAGAGTATGATCCGTATGAATGA
- the LOC140157336 gene encoding N-acetylglucosamine-1-phosphotransferase subunit gamma-like isoform X2 — protein sequence MAINTWRDFDSSASLLVIIFCLLCPYVTNGDEIRMRMVEEPVNLGQNWNAEEPKALIPKVKSANFSGPPHLRRLYGKCFEKSDSSYKYEFCPFKNVTQYEQTLRWNPYSGILGIWEEWDIRNNTFYAMMMKDGDTCGERSRQVAVHLECGKKNEIGDVSEPDRCQYKMIFKTPLVCHQHSLLVYPTLSEELQRRWDDLEAELFYEEITQQGYNKRLHKIFEEAGYMLDPKTKPEPAQEANDQHHDENSEDFQTLDSCKEAYQTLKQEVERLQGLLVAQNPQDLV from the exons ATGGCGATTAATACGTGGAGAGATTTCGACTCGTCGGCGTCGCTTCTTGTAATAATTTTTTGTCTTTTGTGCCCAT ATGTTACAAATGGAGATGAAATCAGAATGCGGATGGTTGAAGAACCTGTAAATCTAGG ACAAAACTGGAATGCAGAAGAACCAAAAGCATTAATACCTAAAGTTAAATCAGCAAATTTTTCAG GGCCACCACATTTAAGAAGATTATATGGAAAATGTTTTGAGAAATCTGATTCTTC GTATAAATATGAATTCTGTCCCTTTAAAAATGTCACACAATATGAGCAGACGTTACGATGGAATCCATACAGTGGAATATTAGG TATTTGGGAAGAATGGGATATACGCAATAATACATTCTATGCCATGATGATGAAAGATGGAGACACCTGTGGTGAAAGAAGTAGACAAGTAGCA GTTCATCTAGAATGTGGCAAGAAGAATGAAATTGGTGATGTTTCTGAGCCAGATAGGTGTCAatataaaatgattttcaaaactcCTTTAGTATGTCACCAGCACTCACTACTAG TATATCCCACCTTATCAGAAGAGCTTCAGAGACGATGGGATGATCTTGAGGCTGAGTTATTTTATGAAGAAATTACACAACAG GGTTATAATAAAAGATTGCACAAAATCTTTGAAGAAGCAGGTTATATGTTAGATCCAAAGACCAAACCAGAGCCAGCCCAAGAAGCTAATGATCAACATCATGATGAGAATTCAGAAGATTTCCAAACACTAGATTCATGTAAAGAG GCTTACCAGACCTTAAAGCAAGAAGTTGAAAGATTGCAAGGCCTTTTAGTTGCACAAAATCCACAAG ATCTTGTGTAG